In Escherichia ruysiae, a genomic segment contains:
- the tssE gene encoding type VI secretion system baseplate subunit TssE: MNASHQRPGKHLLPTLFDRLCDDTPNQKRDHDISVSPAQLKEIIRRDLSFLLNTISHEDDIDAARYPQAAASVVNYGLPPLAGSFLYEHKWDDIRRAILRTITRFEPRLKTSTLQIIPLQDEQRQNGHNTLQFEICGEILTQPYPTAFRVRSALDMEHSRITFY; the protein is encoded by the coding sequence ATGAATGCCTCCCACCAGCGCCCAGGCAAACACTTACTACCCACTCTGTTTGACCGCCTGTGCGACGACACCCCAAACCAGAAGCGCGACCACGATATCAGTGTTAGCCCAGCTCAGCTTAAAGAGATCATCCGCCGGGATTTGTCGTTTCTGCTCAACACCATCAGCCATGAAGATGATATTGATGCCGCGCGTTACCCGCAGGCGGCTGCTTCCGTAGTGAACTACGGCCTGCCGCCGCTGGCGGGGAGCTTTTTGTATGAACATAAGTGGGATGATATCCGCAGAGCCATTTTGCGTACTATTACCCGGTTTGAACCCCGGCTGAAGACCTCCACACTGCAAATCATCCCGCTACAGGATGAACAACGCCAGAATGGCCATAACACATTACAGTTTGAAATTTGCGGTGAGATCCTCACGCAGCCGTATCCGACAGCATTCCGGGTACGTAGTGCGCTGGATATGGAGCACAGCCGCATTACATTTTATTAA
- a CDS encoding class I SAM-dependent methyltransferase, with translation MKPARIPQTVVAPDCWGDLPWGELYRKALERQLNPWFAKMYGFHLLKIGNLSAEINCEACAVSHQVNVSAQGMPVQVQADPLHLPFADKSVDVCLLAHTLPWCTDPHRLLREADRVLIDDGWLVISGFNPISLMGLRKLVPVLRKTSPYNSRMFTLMRQLDWLSLLNFEVLHASRFHVLPWNKHGGKLLSTHIPALGCLQLIVARKRTIPLTLNPMKQSKNKPRIRQAVGATRQCRKPQA, from the coding sequence ATGAAACCGGCAAGGATCCCCCAAACTGTCGTGGCTCCTGATTGCTGGGGCGATTTGCCCTGGGGAGAGCTTTATCGCAAGGCGCTGGAACGCCAGCTCAACCCGTGGTTCGCTAAAATGTATGGTTTTCATCTGCTTAAGATTGGCAATTTAAGCGCAGAAATCAATTGCGAAGCGTGCGCGGTTTCTCATCAAGTGAATGTTTCAGCGCAAGGAATGCCCGTCCAGGTGCAGGCGGACCCACTTCACCTTCCTTTTGCCGATAAATCCGTCGATGTTTGTCTACTGGCGCATACATTGCCGTGGTGCACCGATCCGCATCGTTTATTGCGCGAAGCCGATAGGGTATTGATTGATGATGGCTGGCTGGTTATTAGCGGCTTCAATCCCATCAGTTTAATGGGATTACGCAAACTTGTGCCGGTATTGCGAAAAACATCGCCCTATAACAGCCGGATGTTTACTCTGATGCGGCAACTGGACTGGCTCTCTTTGTTGAATTTTGAAGTGCTACACGCCAGCCGTTTCCATGTTCTCCCGTGGAACAAGCACGGTGGAAAACTATTGAGCACGCACATTCCTGCGCTTGGTTGCTTACAACTTATTGTTGCCCGGAAACGGACTATTCCTTTAACGCTAAATCCGATGAAACAGAGTAAAAACAAACCGCGAATTCGCCAGGCGGTCGGTGCCACCCGGCAATGTCGTAAACCACAGGCTTAA
- a CDS encoding type VI secretion system protein TssA, with protein MDTPLSDPISAECPCGPDLEYDPEYLLLFTRALAREEAQYGDFVSTPETINWAELERDARRLLARSKDIRILVVLLRCRIQQAGARGLVETLTLLETLCVANPDTIHPQLLTAEDTTAEDAAVARSNALSALLDHEGVMADIRGITLSNNAAMRLQVRDVERSLSASRPADALAPESVRQQLADLEARGALPLDAFRQAAEITERLQHHARETLNDLAPDFSRLTQLLTLLPGAVQTTTPEIPQPKPQADQPKYAAIDNTGLTLAGHVAPTVDIPAETTAKIIAEPQQISDRNDALKRLRVIRRWFEHSEPSSPTIPLLRQAERLVGKRFSEIINEVPAELLEKWDAQE; from the coding sequence ATGGATACCCCCCTGTCTGACCCTATTTCGGCTGAATGCCCCTGCGGCCCGGATCTGGAGTATGATCCAGAGTACCTGTTGCTGTTCACCCGCGCCTTAGCGCGTGAAGAGGCGCAATATGGCGATTTTGTCAGTACACCGGAAACTATTAACTGGGCGGAGCTGGAGCGGGACGCCCGCCGCCTGCTGGCACGCAGTAAAGATATCCGCATCCTGGTTGTCCTGCTGCGTTGCCGTATCCAGCAGGCCGGAGCCAGAGGGCTGGTGGAGACACTCACGCTTCTGGAAACGTTGTGTGTCGCAAACCCGGACACCATCCATCCACAACTGCTTACGGCTGAAGATACCACCGCCGAAGATGCGGCTGTAGCACGCAGTAACGCGCTGTCGGCGCTACTGGACCACGAAGGCGTAATGGCTGATATTCGTGGCATTACGCTATCAAACAACGCCGCCATGCGCCTTCAGGTTCGGGATGTGGAACGTTCGCTGTCTGCATCACGCCCGGCGGATGCGCTGGCACCGGAATCAGTACGTCAGCAACTGGCCGACCTGGAAGCACGCGGCGCACTGCCGCTGGACGCATTTCGCCAGGCCGCCGAGATCACTGAGCGACTGCAACACCATGCTCGTGAAACGCTGAATGACCTGGCCCCGGACTTTTCGCGTCTGACGCAACTGCTGACCCTGTTGCCTGGGGCGGTACAGACAACTACGCCAGAAATCCCACAACCAAAACCGCAGGCTGATCAGCCGAAGTATGCTGCTATCGATAATACCGGACTGACACTAGCAGGGCATGTCGCTCCCACAGTGGATATACCAGCCGAAACGACCGCAAAGATCATCGCAGAGCCACAGCAAATCAGCGATCGGAACGACGCACTGAAACGCCTGCGAGTCATCCGCCGCTGGTTTGAGCACAGTGAACCAAGCAGTCCGACCATTCCTTTGTTGCGTCAGGCGGAACGACTGGTCGGTAAACGCTTTTCGGAGATAATCAATGAAGTTCCAGCAGAACTGCTGGAGAAGTGGGATGCGCAGGAATAA
- the rnhA gene encoding ribonuclease HI translates to MLKQVEIFTDGSCLGNPGPGGYGAILRYRGREKTFSAGYTRTTNNRMELMAAIVALEALKEHCEVILSTDSQYVRQGITQWIHNWKKRGWKTADKKPVKNVDLWQRLDAALGQHQIKWEWVKGHAGHPENERCDELARAAAMNPTLEDTGYQVEV, encoded by the coding sequence ATGCTTAAACAGGTAGAAATTTTCACCGATGGTTCGTGTCTGGGTAATCCAGGACCTGGGGGTTACGGCGCTATTTTACGTTATCGCGGACGCGAGAAAACCTTTAGCGCAGGCTACACCCGCACCACCAATAACCGTATGGAGTTGATGGCTGCTATTGTCGCGCTGGAAGCGTTAAAAGAACATTGCGAAGTCATTTTGAGTACCGACAGCCAGTATGTCCGCCAGGGGATTACCCAGTGGATCCATAACTGGAAAAAACGTGGCTGGAAAACCGCAGACAAAAAACCGGTAAAAAATGTCGATCTCTGGCAACGTCTTGATGCCGCGCTGGGACAGCATCAAATCAAATGGGAATGGGTAAAAGGCCATGCCGGACACCCGGAAAACGAACGCTGTGATGAACTGGCTCGTGCTGCGGCAATGAATCCCACGCTGGAAGATACGGGCTATCAAGTCGAAGTTTAA
- the tssF gene encoding type VI secretion system baseplate subunit TssF produces MDPRLLEYYNRELSYLRETGAEFAARHPKIAARLGMQGADIADPYVERMIEAFSFLTARTQLKIDAEFPRFTQRLLEVVSPNYITPTPSMSVAQLHPDPEEGDLAKGFTVPRNTAFFSSIPEGESAACQFRSNQDVTLWPLAIEEARLTAAPPDMPALHRYLPANIHVAGALRITLRTFGELTFSQLAGLDKLPLYLCGEERTTSHLFELLHTSAIATLAGVPGHFDGVLDVNLKQPVMYEGLEPDQGLLPLAWNVFHGHNLLHEYFACPERFYFFTPTGLSAGLQKIHSGVAEIVILLNRLPPDWLIHQTNAAQFSLFCTPVINLFPRVTARIDITHSTTEQHLVVDRTHPLDYEVFSVQEVEGLEADTTRKMTFRPLYHTRNNDEGNHGRYFSLRREPRRLSENARRYGTRTPYTGSEVFLSLVDQYEAPYPENLRHITITAMVTNRDLPCLIARNGRDDLTVDAAIPVAGVGLIRPPRPPQPPLAEREMAWRLIRQLSFNYLPLADLDHRTGGQALRDLLNLFIPAHDSPQSRQVRSLIGCKTTPVTRRLPGSGLLVYGRGVSCELTVDEDGFSGISPYLFGLVLEQYIARHVSINTFSQMTLHSMQRGKIMTWPVRAGLRGSV; encoded by the coding sequence ATGGATCCACGGCTACTGGAATACTACAACCGCGAATTGAGCTACCTGCGGGAAACGGGAGCCGAATTTGCCGCCCGTCATCCCAAAATCGCCGCCCGTCTGGGAATGCAGGGAGCGGATATTGCCGATCCCTATGTGGAGCGTATGATCGAAGCTTTCAGCTTCCTGACCGCCCGCACGCAGCTTAAAATTGACGCTGAATTTCCCCGCTTCACCCAGCGTTTGTTGGAGGTCGTCAGTCCCAATTACATCACCCCAACCCCCTCAATGAGCGTGGCACAACTACATCCCGATCCGGAAGAAGGTGATTTGGCGAAGGGATTCACCGTCCCACGCAACACTGCCTTTTTTTCCTCCATTCCGGAAGGTGAAAGCGCCGCCTGCCAGTTTCGCAGCAACCAGGATGTGACACTGTGGCCGCTTGCCATCGAAGAGGCGCGCCTGACCGCCGCGCCGCCGGATATGCCCGCCCTGCACCGCTACCTGCCAGCTAACATTCACGTCGCCGGAGCACTACGCATTACCCTGCGCACCTTCGGTGAACTGACCTTCAGCCAGCTTGCCGGGCTGGACAAGCTGCCGCTCTATCTCTGCGGCGAGGAGCGCACGACCTCACACCTGTTCGAACTGTTGCACACCAGCGCCATTGCCACACTGGCTGGCGTTCCGGGTCATTTTGACGGCGTACTGGATGTGAATCTGAAACAGCCCGTCATGTACGAGGGTCTGGAGCCGGATCAAGGGCTATTGCCGCTGGCGTGGAACGTGTTCCACGGCCATAACCTGTTGCATGAATATTTTGCCTGCCCGGAACGCTTTTATTTTTTCACCCCGACGGGTCTGTCTGCCGGGTTACAAAAAATTCACAGCGGCGTGGCGGAAATTGTTATCTTACTGAACCGCCTGCCGCCAGACTGGCTGATCCACCAGACAAATGCTGCACAGTTCAGCCTGTTCTGTACCCCGGTGATCAACCTGTTTCCCCGCGTCACCGCCCGGATCGATATCACACACAGCACGACGGAGCAGCACCTGGTGGTGGACAGAACCCATCCGCTCGACTATGAGGTGTTTTCGGTCCAGGAAGTGGAAGGGTTGGAAGCCGACACCACGCGGAAGATGACATTTCGCCCGCTCTACCACACCCGCAATAATGATGAAGGCAATCATGGGCGTTATTTTTCCCTGCGCCGGGAGCCGCGTCGGTTGTCTGAGAACGCCCGCCGCTACGGCACCCGCACACCCTATACGGGTTCGGAAGTATTCCTGTCGCTGGTTGACCAGTATGAAGCCCCATACCCGGAAAATCTGCGCCATATCACCATCACTGCCATGGTCACCAACCGCGATCTGCCCTGTCTTATCGCACGCAATGGCCGGGACGATCTGACCGTGGATGCGGCCATCCCTGTGGCAGGTGTGGGGCTTATCCGTCCACCTCGTCCACCACAGCCACCACTGGCGGAACGTGAAATGGCCTGGCGGTTGATCCGCCAGTTATCCTTTAATTATCTGCCGCTGGCCGATCTGGATCACCGCACCGGCGGTCAGGCACTGCGCGATCTGCTGAACCTGTTTATTCCGGCGCATGACAGTCCGCAGTCGCGTCAGGTACGCAGCCTGATTGGCTGTAAAACAACGCCTGTTACCCGCCGTCTGCCCGGTTCCGGGCTGCTGGTTTATGGTCGCGGCGTCAGTTGTGAGCTGACGGTGGATGAAGACGGATTCTCTGGTATTAGCCCGTATCTGTTCGGTCTGGTGTTGGAGCAATATATCGCTCGTCATGTTTCCATTAATACCTTCTCGCAGATGACGCTGCACAGTATGCAACGTGGGAAAATTATGACCTGGCCGGTCAGAGCCGGACTACGGGGAAGTGTATGA
- the mltD gene encoding murein transglycosylase D has product MKAKAILLASVLLVGCQSTGNVQQHAQSLSAAGQGEAAKFTSQARWMDDGTSIAPDGDLWAFIGDELKMGIPENDRIREQKQKYLRNKSYLHDVTLRAEPYMYWIAGQVKKRNMPMELVLLPIVESAFDPHATSGANAAGIWQIIPSTGRNYGLKQTRNYDARRDVVASTTAALNMMQRLNKMFDGDWLLTVAAYNSGEGRVMKAIKTNKARGKSTDFWSLPLPQETKQYVPKMLALSDILKNSKRYGVRLPTTDESRALARVHLSSPVEMAKVADMAGISVSKLKTFNAGVKGSTLGASGPQYVMVPKKHADQLRESLASGEIAAVQSTLVADNTPLNSRVYTVRSGDTLSSIASRLGVSTKNLQQWNNLRGSKLKPGQSLTIGAGSSAQRLANNSDSITYRVRKGDSLSSIAKRHGVNIKDVMRWNSDTANLQPGDKLTLFVKNNNMPDS; this is encoded by the coding sequence ATGAAGGCAAAAGCGATATTACTCGCCTCTGTCCTGCTCGTGGGTTGCCAGAGTACTGGTAACGTTCAACAGCACGCACAGAGCCTTTCTGCAGCTGGTCAAGGGGAAGCAGCAAAGTTTACAAGTCAGGCACGATGGATGGACGATGGGACGTCTATCGCGCCGGATGGTGACTTGTGGGCTTTCATAGGCGACGAGCTAAAGATGGGAATTCCGGAAAACGACCGGATTCGCGAACAGAAACAGAAATATTTACGCAATAAGAGCTATCTCCACGATGTAACTTTACGGGCAGAGCCGTATATGTACTGGATAGCCGGGCAAGTTAAAAAACGTAACATGCCTATGGAACTGGTACTACTACCCATAGTGGAGAGCGCTTTTGATCCTCACGCGACGTCTGGCGCCAATGCCGCAGGCATCTGGCAGATCATTCCGAGCACGGGGCGCAATTATGGTTTGAAACAGACTCGCAATTATGACGCGCGTCGCGATGTTGTTGCTTCAACAACTGCCGCGCTGAACATGATGCAGCGTCTGAACAAAATGTTTGACGGCGACTGGCTTCTGACCGTAGCGGCTTATAACAGCGGCGAAGGTCGGGTCATGAAGGCAATTAAAACGAACAAAGCGCGTGGGAAATCCACGGATTTCTGGTCGTTACCGTTGCCGCAGGAAACGAAGCAGTACGTGCCTAAGATGCTGGCATTGAGTGATATTCTCAAAAACAGCAAGCGTTATGGTGTACGTCTGCCGACGACCGATGAAAGCCGTGCTCTGGCGCGTGTACACCTGAGTAGCCCGGTTGAAATGGCGAAGGTTGCAGATATGGCGGGAATTTCCGTCAGCAAACTGAAGACCTTCAACGCTGGCGTGAAAGGCTCCACGCTGGGCGCAAGTGGTCCACAGTACGTGATGGTGCCAAAGAAACATGCAGATCAACTGCGTGAATCTCTGGCTTCAGGCGAAATTGCTGCCGTACAGTCGACACTGGTTGCCGACAATACGCCGCTTAATAGCCGCGTTTACACCGTACGCTCTGGCGACACGCTTTCAAGCATCGCTTCACGTCTCGGCGTAAGCACAAAGAATTTGCAGCAGTGGAACAATCTGCGCGGTTCTAAGCTGAAACCAGGTCAAAGTCTGACAATTGGCGCTGGTAGTAGCGCACAGCGGTTGGCAAACAACAGCGATAGCATTACGTATCGTGTGCGCAAAGGTGATTCGCTTTCAAGCATTGCTAAGCGTCACGGCGTAAACATCAAAGATGTGATGCGCTGGAACAGCGATACTGCGAATCTGCAACCAGGCGACAAGCTGACGTTGTTTGTGAAAAACAACAATATGCCAGATTCCTGA
- the dnaQ gene encoding DNA polymerase III subunit epsilon, which translates to MSTAITRQIVLDTETTGMNQIGAHYEGHKIIEIGAVEVVNRRLTGNNFHVYLKPDRLVDPEAFGVHGIADEFLLDKPTFAEVADEFMDYIRGAELVIHNAAFDIGFMDYEFSLLKRDIPKTNTFCKVTDSLAVARKMFPGKRNSLDALCARYEIDNSKRTLHGALLDAQILAEVYLAMTGGQTSMAFAMEGETQQQQGEATIQRIVRQASKLRVVFATDEELAAHEARLDLVQKKGGSCLWRA; encoded by the coding sequence ATGAGCACTGCAATTACACGCCAGATCGTTCTCGATACCGAAACCACCGGTATGAACCAGATTGGTGCGCACTATGAAGGCCACAAGATCATTGAGATTGGTGCCGTTGAAGTGGTGAACCGTCGACTGACGGGCAATAACTTTCACGTTTATCTTAAGCCCGATCGGCTGGTGGATCCGGAAGCCTTTGGCGTACATGGTATTGCCGATGAGTTTTTGCTCGATAAGCCTACGTTTGCCGAAGTAGCTGATGAGTTCATGGACTATATTCGTGGCGCGGAGCTGGTGATCCATAACGCAGCGTTCGATATCGGCTTTATGGACTACGAGTTTTCGCTGCTCAAGCGCGATATTCCGAAGACCAATACCTTCTGTAAGGTCACCGATAGCCTTGCGGTAGCGAGGAAAATGTTTCCTGGTAAGCGCAACAGCCTCGATGCGTTATGCGCCCGCTACGAAATAGATAACAGCAAGCGTACATTGCACGGGGCATTACTCGATGCCCAGATCCTTGCGGAAGTTTATCTGGCGATGACCGGTGGCCAAACGTCGATGGCTTTTGCGATGGAAGGTGAAACACAACAGCAACAAGGTGAAGCAACAATTCAGCGCATTGTGCGCCAGGCAAGTAAGTTACGCGTTGTTTTTGCGACGGATGAAGAGCTAGCAGCGCATGAAGCTCGTCTCGATCTGGTGCAGAAGAAAGGCGGAAGCTGCCTCTGGCGGGCATAA
- the gloB gene encoding hydroxyacylglutathione hydrolase: MNLNSISAFDDNYIWVLSDEAGRCLIVDPGEAEPVLKAISANNWQPVAIFLTHNHHDHVGGVKELVEKYPQIVVYGPEETQDKGTTQVVKDGDTAFVLGHEFSVIATPGHTLGHICYFSEPYLFCGDTLFSGGCGRLFEGTASQMYQSLKKLSELPDDTLVCCAHEYTLSNMKFALSILPHDLSINDYYRKVKELRAKNQITLPVILKNERQNNVFLRTEDIDLINVINKETLLQQPEERFAWLRSKKDRF; the protein is encoded by the coding sequence ATGAATCTTAACAGTATTTCCGCCTTTGATGACAATTACATCTGGGTTTTGTCTGATGAAGCAGGTCGTTGCCTGATTGTCGACCCAGGAGAGGCAGAACCCGTATTAAAGGCGATTTCAGCTAACAACTGGCAACCAGTAGCGATTTTCCTCACCCACAATCACCACGATCACGTTGGCGGTGTAAAAGAACTGGTAGAAAAGTATCCGCAAATTGTGGTGTATGGGCCAGAAGAGACACAAGATAAGGGAACAACGCAGGTAGTCAAAGATGGCGATACTGCCTTCGTTTTGGGGCATGAATTTAGTGTAATTGCTACGCCAGGTCACACTTTAGGACATATCTGTTACTTTAGCGAACCTTATCTATTTTGTGGCGACACTCTGTTTTCTGGCGGTTGCGGTAGACTATTCGAAGGCACTGCATCACAGATGTATCAATCACTTAAAAAATTAAGTGAACTTCCTGACGATACTCTGGTGTGTTGCGCTCACGAATATACTTTATCAAATATGAAGTTTGCTTTGAGTATTCTTCCGCACGATTTGTCTATAAATGATTATTATCGTAAAGTTAAGGAGTTACGGGCAAAAAATCAAATAACACTACCCGTAATTCTGAAAAATGAGCGGCAAAATAATGTTTTTTTGAGAACAGAAGATATTGATTTAATTAATGTAATTAATAAAGAAACATTATTGCAACAACCTGAAGAACGTTTTGCCTGGTTAAGGTCAAAGAAAGATAGATTCTGA
- the tssG gene encoding type VI secretion system baseplate subunit TssG produces the protein MSGDFTQAQKTPWRYGFLNLMRRVDVQLCTVPAGSAWQPGMEKFRLGQTPTLTFAPREIANVSWQQGRLHLSLYSLGLWGPNGPLPLHYTELARNRTESRCDPTLTRFTDLFHHRWLTQFYQAWRSAQSAGGGLDKQEYDRFAFYIASLSGQDLRESADSSLPDHVRLAASAHLVRESRNPDGLAATLAHYFSVPFRIQEYVLHWITVADDEITRLGIPAPSSVIGNGALIGQAVPDMQYKFRLVIGPLTLADYRRFLPGGNNLPVLTELVRAFTGFEYCWEIELQLKPHAAPPAVTGGPYQLGWTAWAGKALHDNPVTGMIFEPEHYLAH, from the coding sequence ATGAGCGGCGATTTCACCCAAGCGCAGAAAACGCCCTGGCGCTATGGTTTTCTGAACCTGATGCGCCGCGTGGATGTGCAGTTGTGTACCGTCCCCGCAGGTAGTGCCTGGCAACCAGGCATGGAAAAATTTCGCCTGGGACAAACACCTACACTGACCTTTGCGCCACGGGAAATCGCCAATGTGAGCTGGCAACAAGGACGCCTGCACCTTAGCCTTTACAGCCTTGGACTGTGGGGTCCGAACGGTCCGCTGCCACTGCATTACACTGAACTCGCGCGCAATCGGACCGAAAGCCGCTGCGATCCGACCCTGACCCGTTTTACCGATCTTTTTCATCACCGCTGGCTGACGCAGTTTTATCAGGCATGGCGCAGCGCCCAGTCCGCCGGGGGCGGTCTGGATAAACAGGAATATGACCGTTTTGCCTTTTATATCGCCAGCCTCAGCGGGCAGGATTTACGGGAAAGTGCAGATAGCTCGCTGCCGGATCACGTTCGCCTGGCGGCATCGGCCCATCTGGTGCGCGAATCCCGCAACCCGGACGGCTTGGCCGCCACGCTGGCGCACTATTTCAGTGTGCCTTTCCGGATACAAGAGTATGTCCTGCACTGGATAACGGTGGCTGATGATGAAATTACCCGACTGGGGATACCAGCCCCCTCTTCCGTCATTGGCAACGGCGCACTCATCGGCCAGGCCGTGCCGGACATGCAATATAAGTTCCGGCTGGTGATTGGCCCGCTGACACTGGCTGACTACCGGCGTTTCCTGCCTGGTGGTAATAACCTGCCAGTACTAACGGAACTGGTTCGTGCATTTACCGGGTTTGAATACTGCTGGGAAATTGAGCTACAGCTTAAACCACACGCAGCCCCTCCGGCTGTTACTGGCGGTCCATATCAGCTTGGCTGGACCGCCTGGGCAGGGAAAGCCCTGCACGACAACCCGGTGACGGGCATGATTTTCGAACCTGAACACTATCTGGCACACTGA